The following proteins come from a genomic window of Mariniflexile sp. TRM1-10:
- a CDS encoding KTSC domain-containing protein, whose amino-acid sequence MASVGYDKEARILEIEFHNGAVYQYFDVSENVFE is encoded by the coding sequence ATTGCCTCGGTAGGATATGATAAAGAAGCACGCATTTTAGAAATAGAGTTTCACAATGGGGCGGTTTATCAGTATTTTGATGTGTCTGAAAATGTGTTTGAATAA
- a CDS encoding KAP family P-loop NTPase fold protein: protein MWADNETSEDLLGFKVHADLLVDVINDDKVLPVTIGVFGDWGSGKSSILKIVEQELTGGEEDGFKDGTLVLYFNGWVFEGYDDAKAALLESIIEKFDKHKTIGNKVKDKTKKLFKSVKWMRLLGLSFKKVIVPGASAYLTGGASLLPFLVNEFSQLQPKDVAEKLTGEGAEDFLKEIIKKNEDEEVTIVREFRDDFKEMIDKSGIKKLVVIIDDLDRCTPDRLIENLEAIKLFLNVEKTAFVIGADPRIVRHAIEHRYRTDSIENADDPDSRNKRIVSDYLEKLIQIPYYLPKLTDNEVETYLTLLFCKKAMENDFPKVIDAFKTNRENNRYDVFGLGDIQEIATEEQRKELTENVSLIASLSPIITEGLKGNPRQIKRFLNTFTLRNRLVKVAKLSDFKIDILAKLMVLEYASTNLFKEIYNWQSLQKGEPKQIIELEKLAGAENTEEIKKQFSTEWASEKVMKWVNAEPKLANVDLRDYYWISRDQLSTTISGASLIPPHIRSLTKKLINHGSGSILENTITQEVIGKLNETENEILLSLLEKELIKFPENDSIHKVFIEMMSKNASGIIESYGRAIAKADNRKIPFSLRSEFTLAEGKNKNVKSLYSQFEKTSQIYKALNSKK from the coding sequence ATGTGGGCAGATAATGAAACTTCAGAAGACTTATTAGGCTTTAAAGTACACGCAGATTTATTAGTTGATGTAATCAACGATGATAAAGTTTTACCTGTAACAATCGGCGTATTTGGAGATTGGGGAAGCGGAAAATCAAGCATTCTTAAAATTGTAGAACAAGAATTAACCGGAGGTGAGGAAGACGGATTTAAAGACGGTACTCTTGTACTCTATTTTAACGGTTGGGTATTTGAAGGATACGATGATGCAAAGGCAGCTTTGTTAGAATCTATCATTGAAAAGTTTGACAAGCATAAGACAATTGGAAATAAAGTAAAGGACAAAACAAAAAAGCTGTTCAAATCCGTAAAATGGATGCGTTTATTAGGATTAAGTTTTAAAAAAGTCATTGTTCCTGGAGCATCAGCTTACTTAACAGGCGGAGCTTCTTTATTGCCATTCTTAGTAAATGAATTTTCGCAGCTTCAACCGAAAGATGTAGCTGAAAAGCTTACTGGAGAAGGTGCTGAAGATTTTTTAAAAGAAATAATCAAAAAGAATGAAGATGAGGAAGTAACAATAGTTCGTGAATTTCGTGATGATTTCAAAGAAATGATAGACAAGTCAGGAATAAAGAAACTTGTTGTAATCATTGATGATTTGGACAGATGTACTCCTGACAGACTTATTGAAAACCTTGAAGCGATAAAATTATTCTTAAATGTTGAGAAAACAGCATTTGTAATTGGGGCAGACCCAAGAATAGTAAGACACGCAATTGAACATCGTTATAGGACTGATAGTATTGAAAATGCGGATGACCCAGACAGTAGAAATAAACGTATTGTAAGTGACTATTTGGAGAAATTGATTCAAATACCTTACTATTTGCCTAAGTTAACAGACAACGAAGTTGAAACTTACCTAACATTACTTTTCTGTAAGAAGGCAATGGAAAATGACTTTCCAAAGGTAATAGACGCTTTCAAAACAAACAGAGAGAATAACAGGTATGATGTTTTTGGATTAGGAGATATTCAAGAAATAGCTACAGAAGAGCAAAGGAAAGAATTGACGGAAAACGTTTCTCTAATAGCTTCACTATCTCCAATTATTACAGAAGGATTGAAAGGGAATCCACGACAAATTAAAAGATTTTTAAACACTTTCACTTTAAGAAATAGACTTGTCAAGGTTGCTAAATTGTCAGATTTCAAAATAGATATTCTAGCAAAACTAATGGTATTGGAATATGCTTCTACAAATTTATTTAAAGAAATATACAATTGGCAATCTCTACAAAAAGGAGAGCCCAAACAAATTATTGAGCTTGAAAAGTTAGCAGGAGCAGAAAATACAGAAGAAATAAAAAAACAATTTTCAACTGAATGGGCTTCGGAAAAAGTAATGAAGTGGGTCAATGCCGAACCAAAACTTGCAAACGTTGATTTAAGAGATTATTACTGGATTTCAAGAGATCAGCTTTCTACTACAATCAGTGGAGCATCTTTGATTCCGCCACATATTCGGAGCTTAACTAAAAAACTAATAAACCACGGCTCAGGAAGTATTTTGGAAAATACTATTACACAAGAAGTAATCGGAAAATTAAATGAAACAGAAAATGAAATACTGCTATCTCTACTAGAAAAGGAATTGATTAAGTTTCCGGAAAATGATAGTATTCATAAAGTTTTCATTGAAATGATGTCTAAAAATGCATCTGGAATAATTGAATCTTATGGTAGGGCAATAGCAAAAGCAGACAACAGAAAAATACCATTTAGTTTACGTAGTGAATTTACACTGGCAGAAGGAAAAAATAAAAATGTCAAATCTCTATATAGTCAGTTTGAAAAGACATCGCAAATCTATAAAGCATTAAATTCTAAAAAATAA
- the qatC gene encoding Qat anti-phage system QueC-like protein QatC: protein MKTISISKLTYDKSSGTALINIEETSGGSSTLNIDLETLLPFANLVSKEVFDFFIISASVYGIDRFVERKQNSVDGWSRELKVSFPVHNPSKWNACKADLNRLLSFLTGDYWDVGFRNETFDIPKIPLDKEYSVPFEQVNLLSGGLDSLIGALDFLKQNPKKRVLFVSHYDPQMRGVLKDQGKIIPSLVKIYPNQFAYIDSIKVTLQREAGIGREKTFRSRSILFVGLALIAAEATKTKNIIIPENGTVSLNFPLSASRRSSCSTRTTHPYVLEILISIWNKLSINTHISNPYEFKTKGQMVQECLKNNSNLLDLIEHSNSCGKRGHVKDWTNRNANHCGVCMPCIYRQASLLTLKDKSKYGDLINNLFPIKEKRDKSQDSGAMLDFLNNPITKEEIKQELIVGGVKNLSKLNQYVEVVWRTREELKLWTKKVGNSTVKAKAGV from the coding sequence ATGAAAACGATTAGCATTAGTAAACTTACCTATGATAAATCTTCTGGTACAGCTTTGATAAATATTGAGGAGACTTCTGGTGGAAGTTCTACGCTTAATATTGATTTGGAAACACTTTTACCATTTGCCAATCTCGTTAGCAAAGAGGTGTTCGATTTCTTTATAATAAGTGCCTCAGTTTATGGAATAGATAGATTTGTAGAAAGAAAGCAGAATTCAGTAGATGGTTGGTCAAGAGAACTGAAAGTTAGCTTTCCAGTTCATAATCCTTCAAAATGGAATGCATGTAAGGCTGATTTAAATAGATTATTATCTTTCTTAACCGGAGACTATTGGGATGTTGGATTTAGGAATGAAACTTTTGATATACCCAAAATACCCTTAGACAAGGAATATTCAGTTCCGTTTGAACAAGTTAATTTGTTATCGGGTGGCTTGGATTCGCTTATTGGGGCTTTGGATTTTCTAAAGCAAAATCCTAAAAAAAGAGTTTTATTCGTTTCGCATTACGATCCTCAAATGAGAGGGGTTTTAAAAGATCAAGGGAAAATAATTCCTAGTTTAGTAAAAATCTATCCAAATCAATTTGCATACATAGACTCCATTAAAGTCACGTTGCAAAGAGAAGCAGGTATTGGAAGAGAAAAAACTTTTAGAAGCAGGTCAATTTTGTTTGTTGGATTGGCTTTAATAGCTGCAGAGGCTACGAAAACAAAAAATATTATAATTCCTGAAAATGGAACTGTTTCTTTAAATTTTCCGCTTAGTGCTTCAAGGAGAAGTTCTTGCAGTACAAGAACAACACATCCATATGTTTTAGAAATCTTGATTTCTATATGGAATAAACTTTCTATTAATACTCACATTTCCAACCCATATGAGTTTAAAACGAAAGGGCAAATGGTACAAGAGTGTTTAAAAAATAATTCTAATCTTTTAGATTTAATTGAACATTCTAACTCCTGTGGAAAAAGGGGTCACGTGAAAGATTGGACGAATCGAAACGCAAATCATTGTGGAGTTTGTATGCCCTGTATATATAGACAAGCATCATTATTAACTCTAAAGGACAAATCAAAGTATGGAGATTTAATCAATAACTTATTTCCTATAAAAGAAAAGCGTGACAAATCTCAAGATTCTGGAGCTATGTTAGATTTTTTAAATAATCCAATCACCAAAGAAGAAATTAAGCAAGAATTGATTGTAGGTGGGGTGAAGAATTTGTCTAAGCTCAATCAATATGTCGAGGTTGTTTGGCGGACTAGAGAAGAATTAAAACTATGGACTAAAAAAGTCGGAAACTCAACGGTTAAAGCAAAAGCAGGAGTTTAG